Within Paenibacillus sabinae T27, the genomic segment GCAGTCTCCTGCTGTACGGGCCTCCGGGCTGCGGCAAGACGTTTCTTGCCCGGGCGATCGCCGGGGAGATCAACGCCAACTTCCTGCATGTCGAGCTGCAGGCCATTCTTTCCATGTACATCGGAGAAAGCGAGCATAATCTGCATGATTTCTTTGAAAAAGCGCGCCAGGAAAAGCCCTGCGTCCTATTCATCGACGAGCTCGACGCGCTGGGCGGAAGCCGCCATCAGATGCACCAGCACCATAACCGCATGCTGGTCAACCAGCTCCTGATCGAACTCGACGGACTGCAGTCCTTCAACCATGAAGTCCTCGTCATCGGTGCGACGAATACCCCCTGGTACCTCGATTCGGCGCTACGGCGGCCGGGACGGTTCAATCATCTGTTCTTCGTGCCGCCGCCTGAGCCGGCGGAGCGGGAGCTTATCCTTGGCCTGAAGATTCAGGGTAAGCCGCAGGAAGGGCTGAACCTGAAGCGCTGGGCCGAGATGACGGCGCATTTCTCGGGCGCCGATCTGGAGCAGATTGTCAGAGATGCGGTGGAACGGGCGATCGAGCGTT encodes:
- a CDS encoding ATP-binding protein; translated protein: MPHDEQDKNRIRPKLKVISFNGDESSLVETEQPKVTFQDVGGMEQLKKKIRLNFILPLQQPEMFQAFGKTAGGSLLLYGPPGCGKTFLARAIAGEINANFLHVELQAILSMYIGESEHNLHDFFEKARQEKPCVLFIDELDALGGSRHQMHQHHNRMLVNQLLIELDGLQSFNHEVLVIGATNTPWYLDSALRRPGRFNHLFFVPPPEPAERELILGLKIQGKPQEGLNLKRWAEMTAHFSGADLEQIVRDAVERAIERSLESGSIQPITDKDMKASIEARKPTTLDWFSTAKNYATFSDINKDYEQVLEYVKTHRIK